In Rhodococcus rhodochrous, a single genomic region encodes these proteins:
- a CDS encoding Hsp70 family protein, translated as MYSGLGVTIGAANSVALTVLDQPRSGDPSVLSVPTELHLPEDGAPVLGAPTPGAQAFSGYAARVGDPVGILAEDGSTYLGEDLVASTVACLQYRTGTSDVPTMLAHPAAWSAHTVEALQAALVRAGVTAGTIPEPIAAVRWLDATHGPLGDDVTVVYDLGARSLDVAVVQGGTHPTLLGRPLSSDDVSGDHLDHLVTTYLLGTLGEDAADLDPFDPATVAALADFRARCRAAKEALSSDTETVVPVALPGLHRDLRLVRSEFEEFAREPLETSLAVVQDAIRGAGLDRSDIAHVLLIGGGSSTPLVAELISSELGLPIVSSARPAFTAAHGAALAAAAVGAPTAAAPVAPPAPVVDDEPETVALPVVPAAEAQLVAAAHRPAVVDTATGTPARARSFALVGAAVAAVVVLAGGGLAIGTLSSEAETPGSEVRPSSEIVAGNPTTTTTVPGTTVPGTTGAQPSESGTVVPVRVQGPDGTVTAVPVAATPASGTAPTGAVPAPDPTAPAPATPGETTQAPESAPQPAPAPAPAPAPAPAPQPTAPTAPNTGGSRVGDALSGAGQGAGAVVEGVGNGVGRVLDGTGNVVGGVLDGTGQVVGGLLGTGR; from the coding sequence ATGTATTCAGGACTCGGCGTCACGATCGGGGCGGCCAATTCGGTGGCCCTCACCGTGCTCGACCAGCCCCGATCCGGCGATCCCAGCGTTCTGTCGGTCCCCACCGAACTCCATCTCCCCGAGGACGGAGCCCCCGTCCTCGGCGCCCCGACCCCCGGTGCGCAGGCGTTCTCCGGCTATGCGGCCCGGGTCGGCGATCCGGTCGGCATCCTCGCCGAGGACGGCTCCACCTACCTCGGTGAGGATCTCGTCGCGTCAACCGTGGCCTGTCTGCAGTACCGCACCGGCACCTCCGATGTGCCGACGATGCTGGCGCATCCCGCCGCGTGGTCGGCGCACACCGTCGAGGCCCTGCAGGCGGCGCTCGTCCGCGCCGGCGTGACCGCAGGGACGATCCCCGAACCGATCGCGGCGGTGCGCTGGCTCGACGCCACCCACGGTCCGCTGGGGGACGACGTGACGGTGGTCTACGACCTCGGTGCGCGCAGCCTCGACGTCGCCGTCGTGCAGGGCGGGACGCATCCGACGCTGTTGGGCCGACCGCTGAGCAGCGACGACGTCTCCGGCGACCACCTCGACCATCTCGTCACCACCTATCTGCTGGGAACGCTCGGCGAGGACGCGGCCGACCTCGACCCGTTCGATCCCGCGACCGTCGCGGCCCTCGCCGATTTCCGTGCTCGGTGCCGCGCGGCGAAGGAGGCACTGTCCAGCGACACCGAGACGGTCGTGCCGGTCGCGCTGCCGGGCCTGCACCGCGACCTGCGTCTGGTGCGCAGCGAGTTCGAGGAGTTCGCCCGGGAGCCGCTGGAGACGTCGCTCGCCGTGGTGCAGGATGCGATCCGCGGGGCCGGGCTCGACCGGTCGGACATCGCACACGTGCTGTTGATCGGTGGTGGCTCGTCCACCCCGCTCGTCGCCGAACTGATCTCGTCGGAGCTGGGTCTGCCGATCGTCTCGTCGGCGCGACCGGCCTTCACCGCAGCGCACGGAGCCGCGCTCGCAGCGGCCGCGGTCGGTGCCCCGACTGCCGCGGCGCCGGTGGCGCCTCCTGCACCTGTCGTCGACGACGAACCCGAGACCGTCGCACTGCCGGTGGTGCCCGCCGCGGAGGCGCAGCTTGTCGCTGCAGCGCATCGGCCCGCAGTCGTCGACACCGCGACCGGCACACCCGCACGCGCCCGTTCGTTCGCGCTGGTGGGTGCCGCTGTCGCCGCCGTCGTCGTCCTCGCCGGGGGCGGGCTGGCGATCGGCACCCTGTCGTCGGAGGCCGAGACGCCCGGTTCGGAGGTACGTCCGTCGAGCGAGATCGTGGCCGGGAACCCGACGACCACCACGACCGTCCCCGGTACGACCGTCCCCGGCACGACCGGCGCGCAGCCGTCCGAGTCGGGAACCGTCGTCCCGGTCCGGGTGCAAGGCCCGGACGGGACCGTGACTGCTGTCCCGGTCGCCGCGACGCCCGCTTCCGGTACCGCACCCACCGGCGCTGTACCTGCACCGGACCCGACCGCACCCGCACCGGCGACACCCGGGGAGACGACGCAGGCACCCGAATCGGCACCGCAACCGGCTCCCGCCCCGGCACCGGCGCCCGCTCCTGCGCCGGCACCGCAACCGACCGCACCCACCGCACCGAATACGGGTGGCAGCCGCGTCGGCGACGCCCTGTCGGGCGCAGGTCAGGGTGCGGGCGCGGTCGTCGAGGGTGTCGGTAACGGCGTGGGCCGGGTGCTCGACGGCACCGGCAACGTGGTCGGGGGTGTCCTCGACGGCACGGGGCAGGTCGTCGGCGGACTGCTCGGAACCGGACGCTGA
- a CDS encoding LuxR C-terminal-related transcriptional regulator, which yields MTSAPAPPRRPVPREVTRALTAAAPPRLLLVGGTGTGKSAILASLRTDFADTRIVDDAHRMTAAELQELVDHIRDAPTGIVVATEARPHRAEMRSLTAAFTGSGTVVELGSWTPREIAGRAASFELRLAPPQVRALHRLTGGVPHLVDTALDAVRTESVVRRAVEEAIRRQLLADLDLTAALALVDLGAALDPGELAAVLDIPVERALDLVDAARASGLLGADAASLTTGASGAPAAALGRHNLFVVARRLLATRLDAGTLTPQLARGLATIGLTDPHLAERLVAFAADAPPREAADLLDAAVPAGADPATLAVRRAEVAFAAGDLERAEQITDRLLDRVDTADVDDLRAATRISASIAAHRGMLDRSADLFEWLGPERVGTDAPLAATVLLAAGRPSAAERLRGAATSGAPTSAASAARLLEEGLRESVGGDGRIAMNRLARALTSLGSDGPLRAWPDTVDAVAALLCLHSGELGHARAILDRPETPTVRNRILVAWTEMLGGDLAAAAATAEAVAPEVTGQRDLLFFHALQVGLARRNADLGALTVRWQAAQSVVAEYSVDLFGLLPLGELWLAAVRLGESARVAHLVAAARVLLTTLGEPPLWGAALHWYGVQVAIAADRPADLVPHARALALAAETTAYAAVLARAGHAWLSVLRGEVDATRIREAAEALASVGLPWDGAKLAGEAALRADDTTVATGLLQVARTIRQDGPAGRAPVDIAPDTPPGDPDESPLGAREKPGALSEREAQVADLVVSGLTYREVGNHLYISAKTVEHHVARIRRRLGAGSRSELLSLLRAMGHGADVPRHTHSDRNGGKPACP from the coding sequence ATGACGTCCGCTCCCGCCCCTCCGCGACGCCCGGTCCCCAGGGAGGTCACGCGTGCCCTGACCGCGGCCGCTCCCCCGCGACTGCTGCTCGTCGGCGGCACCGGAACCGGGAAGTCCGCAATCCTCGCTTCGCTCCGAACCGATTTCGCCGACACCCGCATCGTCGACGACGCACACCGCATGACCGCCGCGGAACTGCAGGAGCTCGTCGACCACATCCGGGATGCACCGACGGGGATCGTCGTGGCCACCGAAGCCCGACCGCACCGAGCCGAGATGCGCTCGCTGACCGCAGCGTTCACGGGAAGCGGGACGGTGGTGGAACTGGGGTCGTGGACACCTCGTGAGATCGCCGGTCGCGCGGCGTCGTTCGAGCTCCGGCTCGCACCGCCCCAGGTGCGTGCCCTGCACCGCCTCACGGGCGGCGTACCGCATCTCGTCGACACCGCCCTCGACGCCGTGCGGACGGAGAGCGTTGTCCGGCGGGCCGTCGAGGAAGCGATCCGCCGGCAGCTCCTCGCGGATCTCGATCTCACCGCAGCTCTGGCGCTCGTCGACCTCGGCGCGGCGCTCGATCCCGGCGAACTCGCCGCCGTGCTCGACATCCCTGTCGAGCGCGCTCTCGATCTCGTCGATGCGGCCCGTGCGAGTGGTCTGCTCGGCGCCGATGCCGCGAGCCTCACCACCGGGGCGAGCGGTGCGCCCGCGGCGGCCCTGGGACGGCACAACCTGTTCGTCGTCGCGCGTCGCCTCCTCGCGACTCGTCTCGATGCCGGAACGCTGACGCCGCAACTCGCCCGCGGCCTCGCGACGATCGGCCTCACCGACCCGCATCTCGCCGAGCGACTCGTCGCGTTCGCAGCCGACGCGCCGCCCCGCGAGGCCGCGGATCTTCTCGACGCCGCCGTACCCGCGGGAGCCGATCCCGCGACCCTTGCGGTGCGGCGAGCCGAAGTCGCCTTCGCGGCAGGGGATCTCGAGCGAGCCGAACAGATCACCGACCGGTTGCTCGACCGCGTCGACACGGCGGACGTCGACGACCTGCGCGCCGCCACCCGGATCTCCGCGAGCATCGCCGCGCATCGCGGCATGCTCGACCGCAGTGCCGACCTGTTCGAATGGCTCGGTCCCGAACGGGTCGGTACGGACGCTCCCCTCGCCGCCACCGTGCTGCTCGCCGCCGGACGACCCTCGGCCGCAGAACGTCTCCGCGGTGCCGCCACCTCGGGTGCGCCGACCTCTGCGGCCTCCGCCGCACGACTGCTCGAGGAGGGCCTGCGCGAATCCGTCGGCGGCGACGGCCGGATCGCGATGAACCGCCTCGCCCGCGCATTGACGAGCCTCGGCTCCGACGGGCCGCTGCGCGCCTGGCCCGACACGGTCGACGCCGTCGCCGCACTGCTGTGCCTGCACTCGGGCGAACTCGGGCACGCACGCGCGATCCTCGACCGTCCGGAGACTCCCACCGTCCGCAATCGCATCCTGGTGGCGTGGACCGAGATGCTCGGCGGTGATCTCGCAGCCGCGGCGGCGACCGCCGAAGCCGTCGCTCCCGAAGTGACCGGGCAGCGCGACCTCCTCTTCTTCCACGCCTTGCAGGTCGGGTTGGCGCGACGCAATGCCGACCTCGGAGCGTTGACGGTGCGGTGGCAGGCCGCGCAGTCGGTCGTGGCCGAGTACTCCGTCGACCTGTTCGGGCTGCTGCCGTTGGGCGAACTGTGGCTGGCCGCCGTCCGCCTCGGGGAGTCCGCGCGGGTCGCGCACCTCGTCGCCGCTGCCCGCGTACTGCTCACCACCCTCGGTGAGCCACCGCTGTGGGGCGCGGCGCTGCACTGGTACGGGGTGCAGGTCGCGATCGCCGCGGACCGGCCGGCCGACCTCGTCCCGCACGCCCGCGCGCTGGCCCTGGCCGCGGAGACCACCGCCTACGCCGCGGTGCTCGCGCGGGCCGGGCACGCCTGGCTCTCCGTACTGCGCGGTGAGGTCGACGCGACGCGCATCCGCGAAGCGGCCGAGGCCCTCGCGTCCGTGGGTCTTCCGTGGGACGGCGCGAAGCTCGCGGGAGAAGCAGCGCTGCGGGCGGACGACACCACTGTCGCCACCGGATTACTGCAGGTCGCGCGGACGATCCGGCAGGACGGCCCGGCCGGTCGCGCACCGGTCGACATCGCCCCCGACACTCCCCCGGGCGATCCGGACGAATCACCCCTCGGTGCACGGGAGAAGCCGGGTGCACTGTCCGAGCGAGAGGCGCAGGTGGCCGACCTGGTGGTTTCGGGCCTCACCTACCGGGAGGTAGGAAACCACCTGTACATTTCCGCGAAGACCGTGGAACATCATGTCGCCCGTATCCGGCGCCGACTCGGTGCCGGTTCCCGCTCGGAGCTCCTGTCACTGCTTCGGGCCATGGGGCACGGCGCAGATGTACCCCGTCACACACACTCCGACCGGAATGGAGGCAAGCCGGCATGTCCGTAG
- a CDS encoding S1 family peptidase, translated as MRLSSASRAAVRSTTRRVAVAAASAVLLAVPLSATASAAPAEQLPSAELPAELVEAIQRDLGLSPEEYLDRAARAQELGDYARDFRSEHPSEFAGAWLGEDGKPVIAVTNREAAERAAQDGFHATVAPVSADGLEQALAELNRWVAGLPREVSSQINSASIDVLNNQIVLDIVNSPIGRALNLPSLVANVQVQLSPGMPPNDPAPMGGDTYITADGDVRTTPIERIGICSFGFNGVDADGNAVNLTAGHCDAVARADGGSTVYLPNRANIDESVRIGKFTESTVGTDSTLDYGIVSLDDAGVEAGLDRPSVRGGNGSTLTVTGTAVPVVGAPVCKSGQSSSFTCGLVVADRIETQLTYDSGFSSTIRGFATSACTLAGDSGGAIVTGTLALGVISGSNSAGAPNCVEANLVLAPNGGTSSLGIPIQEIENATGTRVRTAANPA; from the coding sequence ATGCGTCTCTCGTCGGCGTCGCGCGCCGCAGTCCGTTCCACCACCCGCCGCGTCGCAGTCGCAGCGGCCTCCGCGGTTCTGCTGGCAGTGCCCTTGAGCGCCACAGCGAGTGCCGCGCCCGCCGAACAGTTGCCTTCCGCTGAACTTCCCGCCGAACTCGTCGAGGCGATCCAGCGCGACCTGGGTCTGTCCCCCGAGGAGTATCTCGACCGGGCCGCCCGCGCGCAGGAGCTCGGCGACTACGCCCGCGACTTCCGTTCCGAGCACCCCTCCGAGTTCGCCGGTGCCTGGCTCGGCGAGGACGGCAAGCCGGTCATCGCCGTCACGAACCGCGAGGCCGCCGAGCGCGCCGCGCAGGACGGCTTCCACGCCACGGTCGCGCCGGTCTCGGCCGACGGACTCGAGCAGGCCCTCGCCGAATTGAACCGCTGGGTGGCAGGGCTCCCGCGCGAGGTGTCGTCGCAGATCAACTCCGCGTCGATCGATGTGCTCAACAACCAGATCGTCCTCGACATCGTGAACTCGCCGATCGGGCGCGCACTGAACCTGCCGTCGCTGGTGGCGAACGTGCAGGTCCAGCTGTCGCCGGGCATGCCGCCCAACGATCCGGCCCCGATGGGTGGCGACACCTACATCACCGCCGACGGCGACGTCCGCACCACGCCCATCGAGCGCATCGGCATCTGCTCGTTCGGCTTCAACGGTGTCGACGCCGACGGCAACGCCGTCAACCTCACCGCCGGTCACTGCGACGCCGTCGCCCGTGCCGACGGTGGTTCGACCGTCTACCTGCCCAACCGCGCGAACATCGACGAGAGCGTCCGGATCGGCAAGTTCACCGAGTCCACGGTGGGCACCGACAGCACCCTCGACTACGGCATCGTCTCGCTGGACGACGCCGGCGTCGAGGCCGGCCTCGATCGCCCGTCGGTCCGCGGCGGCAACGGTTCGACCCTCACGGTCACCGGCACGGCCGTTCCGGTCGTCGGGGCGCCCGTCTGCAAGTCGGGACAGTCCTCGTCGTTCACGTGCGGCCTCGTCGTCGCCGACCGCATCGAGACCCAGCTGACCTACGACTCGGGCTTCTCGAGCACCATCCGCGGCTTCGCGACCTCCGCCTGCACCCTCGCGGGTGACAGCGGTGGCGCGATCGTCACCGGCACCCTCGCCCTCGGCGTGATCAGCGGATCGAACAGCGCCGGCGCACCGAACTGCGTCGAGGCGAACCTGGTACTCGCGCCCAACGGTGGTACCTCCAGCCTCGGCATTCCGATCCAGGAGATCGAGAACGCCACCGGCACCCGAGTCCGTACTGCGGCGAACCCGGCATAA
- a CDS encoding S1 family peptidase: MRRTFARRTAVIGSAALLLLGPAVAIAQAEPETEPAQTSSLPAELVEALQRDLNIDAERFLADAQRSQDLAAFAEKAREQFEAVFAGVWLDDQGTATVGLTEGDGFEEARKAAEDAGFTVAETERSEDALEDQLGALGDWLETQPPAVADVIRGIAIDVVNNDVVVRTDNVSGVELPDFLDGVRVLFAPAELTPEGATDLQPIAGGLDAPDALFGGDAYAALGAGEGLRCSLGFNGEDGNGQPVNITAGHCDPNRAQAGTRWASQVHQLIGDNLGQHLGSFEKTVLDGSDYALIRPTAAAAGRFENNGVRVPFAAPLPITGVADPVVGAPVCKSGLRTGYSCGVVTATGQNVEIGHRVLENGFSTNLCALQGDSGGTLVTGTLALGISSASNVGQYGMCEIAGFVSGLLGESPELFATPIKTVLAENPGLKVRTW; the protein is encoded by the coding sequence ATGCGACGCACCTTCGCACGTCGGACGGCCGTCATCGGTTCGGCCGCACTGCTGCTCCTCGGTCCTGCCGTTGCCATCGCGCAGGCCGAACCCGAGACCGAACCCGCGCAGACATCGTCTCTGCCGGCCGAGCTCGTCGAGGCGTTGCAGCGCGACCTGAACATCGATGCCGAGCGCTTCCTCGCCGATGCGCAGCGCAGCCAGGATCTCGCCGCGTTCGCCGAGAAGGCACGGGAGCAGTTCGAAGCCGTCTTCGCCGGTGTGTGGCTGGACGACCAGGGCACCGCCACGGTCGGCCTGACCGAGGGTGACGGCTTCGAGGAGGCCCGCAAGGCCGCCGAGGATGCCGGATTCACCGTCGCCGAGACCGAACGCAGCGAGGACGCCCTCGAAGATCAGCTCGGCGCACTGGGCGACTGGCTCGAGACCCAGCCGCCCGCCGTCGCCGACGTCATCCGCGGCATCGCCATCGACGTGGTGAACAACGACGTCGTCGTGCGCACCGACAACGTGTCCGGTGTCGAGCTCCCCGACTTCCTCGACGGAGTGCGCGTGCTGTTCGCTCCCGCCGAGCTGACGCCGGAAGGCGCGACCGACCTGCAGCCCATCGCCGGTGGCCTCGACGCCCCCGACGCTCTCTTCGGTGGCGACGCCTACGCCGCGCTCGGCGCCGGCGAGGGCCTGCGCTGCTCGCTCGGCTTCAACGGCGAGGACGGCAACGGACAGCCCGTGAACATCACCGCCGGTCACTGCGACCCCAACCGCGCGCAGGCCGGCACTCGGTGGGCCTCCCAGGTCCACCAGCTCATCGGCGACAACCTCGGCCAGCATCTCGGCTCGTTCGAGAAGACGGTGCTCGACGGCAGCGACTACGCGCTGATCCGCCCCACCGCCGCTGCCGCGGGTCGCTTCGAGAACAACGGCGTGCGCGTTCCGTTCGCCGCTCCGCTGCCCATCACGGGTGTCGCGGATCCCGTCGTGGGCGCTCCGGTCTGCAAGTCGGGCCTGCGCACCGGCTACAGCTGCGGCGTCGTGACCGCCACCGGCCAGAACGTCGAGATCGGCCACCGCGTGCTCGAGAACGGCTTCTCCACCAACCTGTGCGCCCTGCAGGGTGACAGCGGTGGCACCCTCGTCACCGGCACCCTCGCCCTCGGCATCTCCAGCGCCTCGAACGTCGGCCAGTACGGCATGTGCGAGATCGCCGGGTTCGTCAGCGGCCTGCTCGGTGAGAGCCCCGAACTGTTCGCCACGCCGATCAAGACGGTCCTCGCGGAGAACCCGGGCCTGAAGGTCCGCACCTGGTAG
- a CDS encoding (Fe-S)-binding protein: MNALTITLGTIGVLLSLVCWFAFISGALKMVNTIRVGQPAPDRWRPFFPRFKQMVVEFLAHTKMVKFRTVGWAHWLVMVGFMLGAIVWFEAYGQTFDPNFHWPLIGDTVVYHFIDEILGLGTVIGILTLIYIRQRNHPRQPGRMSRFSGSNFKAAYFVEAVVLLEGLGMILVKAGKIATYHHHNAYTDFFTMQVARILPESPELVSVFAFIKLMSGMVWLYIVGRNITWGVAWHRFSAFFNIYFKREDDGGPALGAARQMMSGGKPVDMEDADPDNDTFGAGRIEDFTWKGWLDFTTCTECGRCQSQCPAWNTGKPLSPKLLITSLRDHGYAKAPYLLAGGRTDLGGDEVGLVDADGNPDEAKLAKIPASAREESGRKLVGETEALVEGGELAPVIDTETLWSCTNCGACVEQCPVDIEHVDHIIDMRRYQVLIESDFPSELAGLFKNLENKGNPWGQNAKDRLNWINEMEFDIPVFGQDADSFDGYEYLFWVGCAGAYEDRAKKTTKAVAELLATAGVKFMVLGADETCTGDSARRAGNEFLFQQLAQQNIEVLNGVFEGVEPSKRKIVVTCAHCFNALNNEYPQVGGSYEVVHHTQLLNRLVRAKKLVQVKAVGQDVTYHDPCFLGRHNKVYNAPRELMAASGAKLVEMPRHGERSMCCGAGGARMWMEEKIGKRINIDRVDEALTTNPAKIATGCPFCRVMLTDGVTARQEEGKGEGVEVIDVAQLMLESISRVEAAKLSDNLKVVQQPKTPVEVEETAEEVEKERVEEVEAAAAAPAAPKTTGAPKTGGLQMKGGLKAPGGPKAPGGAKAPAAEAAEAPAAPKAKPGGLQMKGGLKGPGAKKAAAPAAPAASSEASAAPAAEAPAAPKAKPGGLQMKGGLKAPGAKAPGAAKPAAPAAPAESSASSEAPAAEAPAVPKAKPGGLQLKSGLKGPGAKKAAPAANSAPAAPAEEAPAAEAPAAEVPATEAPAEQPKESAIPKAKPGGLQLKSGLKGPGAKKAAPAAPAKPAAEPESTPEPEPESAPEPEAPAKPEAEAPAPPQAKPGGLQIKSGIKPPGRK, translated from the coding sequence ATGAATGCCCTGACGATTACGTTGGGCACGATCGGCGTGCTGCTGAGCCTCGTGTGTTGGTTCGCGTTCATCAGCGGCGCGCTGAAGATGGTCAACACGATCCGGGTCGGCCAGCCGGCCCCGGACCGCTGGCGGCCGTTCTTCCCGCGCTTCAAGCAGATGGTCGTCGAATTCCTCGCGCACACGAAGATGGTCAAATTCCGGACCGTCGGCTGGGCGCACTGGCTGGTGATGGTCGGCTTCATGCTCGGCGCGATCGTCTGGTTCGAGGCCTACGGCCAGACGTTCGATCCGAACTTCCATTGGCCCCTCATCGGCGACACCGTCGTCTACCACTTCATCGACGAGATCCTCGGCCTCGGCACGGTGATCGGCATCCTGACGCTGATCTACATCCGCCAGCGCAACCATCCGCGTCAGCCCGGTCGGATGTCGCGCTTCAGTGGCTCGAACTTCAAGGCCGCCTACTTCGTCGAAGCGGTGGTGCTGCTCGAGGGCCTGGGCATGATCCTGGTGAAGGCCGGCAAGATCGCCACCTACCACCACCACAACGCCTACACCGACTTCTTCACGATGCAGGTCGCCCGGATCCTTCCGGAGAGCCCCGAACTGGTGTCGGTGTTCGCGTTCATCAAGCTCATGTCGGGCATGGTGTGGCTCTACATCGTCGGCCGCAACATCACCTGGGGTGTCGCGTGGCACCGCTTCTCGGCCTTCTTCAACATCTACTTCAAGCGTGAGGACGACGGCGGTCCCGCCCTCGGCGCCGCACGCCAGATGATGTCCGGCGGCAAGCCCGTCGACATGGAAGACGCCGACCCGGACAACGACACCTTCGGTGCCGGTCGCATCGAGGACTTCACGTGGAAGGGCTGGCTGGACTTCACGACCTGCACCGAGTGCGGTCGTTGCCAGTCGCAGTGCCCCGCCTGGAACACCGGTAAGCCGCTGTCGCCCAAGCTGCTCATCACGTCGCTGCGCGACCACGGTTACGCCAAGGCGCCCTACCTGCTCGCCGGCGGTCGCACCGATCTCGGTGGCGACGAGGTCGGGCTGGTCGACGCCGACGGCAACCCGGACGAGGCCAAGCTCGCGAAGATCCCGGCGTCGGCTCGCGAGGAGTCGGGTCGCAAGCTCGTCGGCGAGACCGAGGCGCTGGTCGAGGGCGGCGAGCTCGCTCCCGTCATCGACACCGAGACCCTGTGGTCGTGCACCAACTGTGGTGCGTGCGTCGAGCAGTGCCCGGTGGACATCGAGCACGTCGACCACATCATCGACATGCGTCGCTACCAGGTGCTCATCGAGTCGGACTTCCCGTCCGAGCTCGCGGGTCTGTTCAAGAACCTCGAGAACAAGGGCAACCCCTGGGGTCAGAACGCCAAGGACCGTCTCAACTGGATCAACGAGATGGAGTTCGACATCCCGGTCTTCGGCCAGGATGCCGACAGCTTCGACGGCTACGAGTACCTCTTCTGGGTCGGCTGTGCCGGTGCCTACGAGGACCGCGCGAAGAAGACCACGAAGGCCGTCGCCGAGCTCCTCGCGACCGCCGGCGTGAAGTTCATGGTCCTCGGCGCCGACGAGACCTGCACGGGCGACTCCGCTCGCCGCGCGGGCAACGAGTTCCTGTTCCAGCAGCTGGCGCAGCAGAACATCGAAGTCCTCAACGGTGTGTTCGAGGGCGTCGAGCCGAGCAAGCGCAAGATCGTCGTGACCTGCGCGCACTGCTTCAACGCGCTGAACAACGAGTACCCGCAGGTGGGTGGCAGCTACGAGGTCGTCCACCACACGCAGCTGCTCAACCGTCTCGTGCGGGCGAAGAAGCTGGTCCAGGTCAAGGCCGTCGGCCAGGACGTGACCTACCACGACCCGTGCTTCCTCGGACGGCACAACAAGGTCTACAACGCTCCGCGTGAGCTGATGGCGGCGTCGGGCGCGAAGCTCGTCGAGATGCCGCGTCACGGCGAGCGGTCCATGTGCTGTGGTGCCGGTGGTGCCCGCATGTGGATGGAGGAGAAGATCGGTAAGCGCATCAACATCGACCGTGTCGACGAAGCGCTCACCACGAATCCCGCCAAGATCGCGACCGGCTGCCCGTTCTGCCGCGTCATGCTCACCGATGGTGTGACGGCGCGTCAGGAAGAGGGCAAGGGTGAAGGCGTCGAGGTCATCGACGTCGCGCAGCTCATGCTCGAGTCCATCTCTCGCGTCGAGGCCGCCAAGCTCAGCGACAACCTCAAGGTCGTCCAGCAGCCGAAGACCCCGGTGGAGGTCGAGGAGACCGCGGAAGAGGTCGAGAAGGAGCGCGTCGAGGAGGTCGAGGCCGCAGCGGCAGCGCCGGCTGCTCCGAAGACCACCGGTGCCCCGAAGACCGGCGGTCTGCAGATGAAGGGCGGGCTCAAGGCTCCGGGCGGACCGAAGGCTCCCGGTGGCGCGAAGGCTCCTGCTGCTGAGGCAGCCGAGGCTCCGGCAGCGCCGAAGGCGAAGCCGGGCGGACTGCAGATGAAGGGCGGCCTGAAGGGTCCGGGCGCGAAGAAGGCTGCGGCTCCGGCTGCACCTGCCGCGTCGTCCGAGGCTTCTGCTGCTCCTGCGGCCGAGGCACCGGCAGCGCCGAAGGCCAAGCCGGGCGGACTGCAGATGAAGGGTGGCCTCAAGGCTCCGGGCGCGAAGGCCCCGGGTGCTGCGAAGCCGGCCGCACCTGCTGCCCCGGCCGAGTCGTCGGCGTCGTCGGAAGCTCCCGCAGCCGAGGCACCCGCGGTGCCGAAGGCGAAGCCGGGTGGTCTCCAGCTCAAGAGCGGCCTGAAGGGCCCCGGCGCCAAGAAGGCGGCTCCGGCAGCGAACTCTGCTCCCGCGGCTCCTGCCGAGGAAGCACCTGCTGCCGAGGCTCCCGCGGCGGAAGTTCCCGCTACGGAAGCGCCTGCGGAGCAGCCGAAGGAGTCGGCGATCCCGAAGGCGAAGCCGGGCGGACTGCAGCTCAAGAGTGGTCTGAAGGGACCGGGTGCGAAGAAGGCTGCGCCTGCCGCTCCGGCGAAGCCGGCGGCAGAGCCGGAGTCGACGCCGGAACCCGAGCCCGAGTCGGCACCGGAGCCCGAGGCCCCGGCAAAGCCGGAGGCCGAGGCGCCGGCGCCGCCGCAGGCAAAGCCCGGCGGTCTGCAGATCAAGAGCGGCATCAAGCCGCCGGGTCGCAAGTAA